CGTTAACAAATTATTAGGGAAAAGGAAATACTGAACCGCCGTCTCGTCCAAATAACTGAATCACGGTGTGTCACTGTACATATTTCCCTCTACTAAATGAAAAGGCAGCGCTCCTGTCAgttcttcaaaaaaaaaaaaacacggTGCGTCATTTGATCCGGCAGGAGCACACACCGTACATGAGTTTTTTTTTAACATGGTACATGAGATTTCTATTCTATCCATCTCCTCCTGATCTACTCGGGAAACACATAGTCACATGCCAATACACTGGAGAGCAAGGGTGCCGACGGGGCCTAACTCGTGAGCCGCACGCTCAAACACCGTCCTCAGTGACTTCTTCACCTCGTCGTCAGCGAACACAAACTCCACAGCTCCCTGGGCTAGACGAAATAGCTCGGTCTTGCTAAGACCTGACGAATTACACACCGGATGCAATGTTTAGAGTCGGTGTAAGCAAGTATATGTTCTTGGAATTACTGAGGAATAACCTCTGATTGATTTTCTGGGTACTGTTTCTAAGAGAAATGAGCGCATACCAAAGGTAGACGCGGCGAGGTAATACTCATTTGAGAGGCTCGTTGAAAAGAGGCCACAATCGTCGGTGCATATCGACAGAGGGTGTTTCGCGTTGTAGAGGTCAGCTGCACAAGTTTGGAAACTCGGAATGTTAAGATGCTTGCTGGGGTTAGTTTTATTTATCAATGATTTTGGGTTCTGCATTGTCAGATACAGACCAAAGTGATGACGCTCAAGAGAAGGGGTGCCTCCGGTCATAACATTGGAGGTTAAACATATCTCCACCTGCAGAATTTCGTCTTGGAAGTTAGGTAAGCATGGCTGACATAGAATAGCTACAGATAATGAAAGGCGAGGAACAGAAATGAGGTCACCGGGATCACTGATGACTTGAGCTTCTTCCACTCTTCGTCGTCGAGGCAGCAGACATGACCCAGCCTTTGAGGGCAGAAGTCCAGCATTGCTTGGATCTCCTTCCTGTTTGGTACCTGTTGTTCACTAGTAATATTTAATTTCATTGGCCAAATAATATATGTAAAGATTTGCAAACGGTACTTTGAGAAAATAATGATAATAAGAAAACAGTGTGTTTTGAATTGTCTAAATGTATTTTCATACCTCACCACAGTGAATTGTGGTGGGGATTCCCAGCTCTTTAGCATGTTCTAGAGCAGGCAGGTATGTCTCCcttcacaaattttgaaaacatCATGCAATATTAGCACATAAATAGCTAACATGTTTTCATTTAGTTCGAGCCAGATATAAAATATTTCTTACCATTCCCCTATAACTGGATTGCCAGAGAGATCAATGCCAATTACACCCTGGTCCTTCATTTCCATGGCTAAATTAACCTGATGAAAGGAAGTAAACTATTAAATATGTTTCAAGATTTGTTCAGAGTATAGGCTGAAGTGGAAGATCAACAT
The window above is part of the Triticum aestivum cultivar Chinese Spring chromosome 2A, IWGSC CS RefSeq v2.1, whole genome shotgun sequence genome. Proteins encoded here:
- the LOC123187633 gene encoding N6-mAMP deaminase → METQTSEAEKEMREWCVALPKVELHAHLNGSVRNSTLLELAKELGDKGVIVLEDVKDVIMKNDRCLPECVRLFDLFHILTTDHDTVTRIAKEVVGDFAAENVVYLEIRTTPKNNEAKGITKRSYMNAVVKGHKSVEDVDALLNNEKLSCTPMSDLGGDTKRKKIYVRLLLSIDRHETTSAALDTVNLAMEMKDQGVIGIDLSGNPVIGEWETYLPALEHAKELGIPTTIHCGEVPNRKEIQAMLDFCPQRLGHVCCLDDEEWKKLKSSVIPVEICLTSNVMTGGTPSLERHHFADLYNAKHPLSICTDDCGLFSTSLSNEYYLAASTFGLSKTELFRLAQGAVEFVFADDEVKKSLRTVFERAAHELGPVGTLALQCIGM